The following proteins come from a genomic window of Macadamia integrifolia cultivar HAES 741 chromosome 14, SCU_Mint_v3, whole genome shotgun sequence:
- the LOC122061296 gene encoding transcription repressor OFP17-like, whose translation MKLKAFFAFKGKLSKPWPCRTRCLVLPSFRFRLKRPIWVRIFRTPKKAYIRKRISDAFRPVFRPSVIHLEEMDQLEELRSVTEPERGRLLFPSPTTPAYVRVNGARKKEVAGEDDVEDACRSFETYLMEMIVEEGKVRDLMDVEELLQCWKDLKCPVFTSMVCRFYGEVCKDLFSGE comes from the coding sequence ATGAAGCTCAAAGCCTTTTTTGCCTTCAAAGGCAAGCTTTCAAAGCCATGGCCATGCAGGACGAGATGCCTAGTCCTACCATCTTTTAGATTCAGATTGAAAAGACCCATTTGGGTAAGAATCTTTCGAACACCCAAGAAAGCCTATATAAGGAAGAGGATATCTGATGCATTCCGACCGGTATTCCGGCCATCGGTGATTCACTTAGAAGAGATGGACCAGCTTGAGGAGCTGAGAAGTGTGACAGAGCCTGAACGTGGTCGGCTTCTCTTCCCATCCCCTACTACTCCGGCTTATGTTCGAGTCAATGGGGCTAGGAAAAAGGAAGTTGCAGGTGAAGATGATGTGGAGGATGCTTGTAGGAGCTTTGAGACTTATTTGATGGAGATGATAGTGGAGGAAGGGAAAGTGAGGGATTTGATGGACGTAGAAGAGCTTCTCCAGTGCTGGAAGGATTTGAAGTGTCCTGTATTTACTAGtatggtttgtaggttctatgGAGAGGTTTGTAAGGACTTGTTTTCAGGTGAGTAA